The stretch of DNA CAATTCTAGTCGATAGAGCTCGACAATTACTCACTTCGATCCCAACTCACGCTCGTCTTCGGTcgccaaaataataataacaataattatatatatataaaggtcaataacttttatttatattcataaaaagttattttttatatattttttttcaaaatatgaaGATATATAAATATTGTGGAGTTGGAGGAAAAATGAGAATGTGTGGCTGGTGAGGAAGCTAAAACGATGAAGACCTTTTTCTTTGGGATGAGCATATAGTGGCTGATAAGGGGGACATGTAGGATGAGAGCAGAACAGTAGCAGATAAGGAGTAGGACCGATAGGAAGACATAGTCGACGATGGTGATGCATGCAATGAACAGCGAGGCCAGTTGTTGTGCCTCTCTGTGCTGATACAAGTGACGGTGACGTGAAGTCGCAATGCAAACCGTTCGAGAGCGTCGTTGACATGCAAAGCTCGAGAAATCACTAATATATTAGGAATCACTAATTTTAAGCCGAAAGATATGATCGAGTAATCACTAATTTCAAAAGCTTAATATATTAGGAATCTTATCTCATAAGGTACTTGGTGtgagatcacactgatcagattCTActgatcaagagagagagaggaaatttCCATGGAGTCGAGAAGAAGCACGATCAAAGGGAATGAGAAGTTATAGAAAACAACATCTGATGCATGAAAGATATGAGGAATGACATGCAACAGATGGTCTACTTCTCAGGAGCCCATTGTAAAAAGCCTTCGATCGCCATCCAATAAGCTCGACTGGATTTTATGACGAAGGAGACCGAGCATCGTCACTTCGCTGTTTAACAGCCTGCAATCTAATCTCCAGGAGAATTAGAAGGGTAATGAATGGTAATCATGTAGCAAGATAAGGGGTGTCGTagaaatgtaggagaaaaaggAATATGAATGGGAGAAGATATTTCCTTACGTTACTAAGCAAAGATCGAATTACATAGTAAAATTTGATCCACAATTTTCTATCATCTTAAATATTTCttgaatagaaagaaaaaaagagagatgaaCTAAAGCGGAAGAAAAAACCAAAAGATTAGTATTTCAAAGATTGTAGGTTATGACATTCCTGTGAGCAAGAAAACGCCAAGTATCTCAGATTGCACTACTGCTAACATCGATCTCATGTTCCACTAAGATTTCTATGCTTGTCCACGAAGCCACCTCCAGGATTCCAGAGTCCCAAACTTAGATAAGGTGTGTTCTTATGTTTCTTTGCGCAGATTTGCTACCTTTCTTCTCCGTAGGCAAACCAAAGACGATTTCGATGAGTAGCAATCATGAAGAGAATTTTTGGGGAACACCACCACCCACTCCTTTCCAGAATCGTTCATGATGTATCCACGACCATTTCCTTGCTCCTTTTGCATACAaaagatgatgctcctgcggccaACGATGCAATGCAAAGAGAGTGACTGCAAACTGATCTCCATATAATTTTGAGGTCACCACTCccataaaataatataaagggAAACGAGAGAGGAGATGGGAAGATACATGAGAGAGTCGAACAGCTTGCAGAACAAAAATACAACAGCTAGCCATAAATATGGCACCTTACATCAAGGAGCTATTGATTAGTCCCTGCCAAGAAGGACCGACGCCGTTCCAGCAGTAATCTCTTTCTGAATCCATGGATCCATCCTGCCATAGAAGACTCATCTCTACGTGGCCATCCCCTCCGTCCATAGGTTTGCATGACCCTTGGCAAGTCGTCGTGCCTGCCGTTGCACCACTCAGCCCTGCACCGGTTGGCATCCCCCAGCTGCCACTGGTTCCAAGGCCGTAGTCATAGTCGATGTTGCTAAAGCTGCTCGGGCTTGAGATGTCGACCAAGCCATTTCTTAGGTAGTCGAGGAAGCCTTTCGTTGCGGTTGGAGCAGATGGCATTGGGTCAGAATCGTTTACGAGGAAAGAAAACGGGTCGGTGTTTGTGTTCCCTACgagaaagttatggccattctcaTGATCCGAACCAAACTGCTTCATCGGCAGTGGCTTTTGAAGACTCGTGAGGTCGTCACTCGGATCATGTGAAAGGGGTGGAGGGACGAGGAACGGGGCTGCCTTCTTggatgaagaggaggaggatcTCTTGGTCTTCCTGCAGCCACCTCCCACTGGAACATTCCTGAGGGAGCCTCCCTGAGTCCAATACCTCCTGCATCCCTTGCAGAAGTATCTGGGCTGGGAGaggctgtagttgttgtagtagcagaacttggtgttggtggagGCGCACCTGGGGCACTGCAGGGCGTGCTCCGGATGAGGCCTTGCCTTCctatcctgctgctgctgctgctgctgctgctgggtcTTGGGACATGCCACGACTTCCTCCGGCCCACGGCTGCCCATTGCCTGTGGGTACACCGAAAAAGACATTACCAAACTCCAATCACCTACAAAATCTAAGAGATGCTTTGACGCTACGTTCAGAAAGCGGAAATCTCTCAACTACTGCTCTTAGAGGGCACACACACTTCGCTACCAAGTTGTAATACCATGTGAATATATTATTTCCTTTATTCCCTTCTCTGTACTTGTAGTTTTCTGCATCATGCATTTAGAAAACCGAGTCATGAATGATTCTGTCCTTGGAAACAAGCCCACATGCTGCGCTGCAACTTTATCTACAACAGCTATAGTGGGATGTCAGAAATCAAAGATGCAAGTCTGAAACGCCTTCAAGTAGATGAATACAAGAAGGAAGAACTCTTATTGGTCAGACCAAAGGACTTGGGAAGGataatggaagaagaagaagaagaagaagaagaacatggATCTCCCTGGTTGTATCTGTTCTCGTAAAAGAGAAGGAACAGCGCGTAGTCGCttccagaaaagaaaaagaaatcctcTTAAAATCTCTAGTTCATGTTGGAAGCATATGGAGGATGCATGAGCAAACCCTAGGAAACAAGCAAAAGTGCTTTCTCACGCAAACAGTCATCCGAATGGAAGAAGAGGGAAACAACAATAATAGGTTTCTTTGGTATCTCGGCCTTCACACAGTGCAGAAACACAAGGAGCATAAAAATGAGAAATGGAGAATCTTTTTTCTTCGGGTGTCGGAATCTCCACCGGAATGTGTTCGCTTTGAAACATGCCAAGGCCGCAGCCCTATCAGGAAACTACATAGCCGAATGAATTTACGATACACAAAAGAACCCAATCAAACAATCAAAGTCCTTGATCTCTTTCTTAATACGTTAGAAAAGGGAGCACGACGCGATGATCAACACGAACTTTAGATTTAAGCCGAGAAAGATGAGAAGAATGGCTCATCATGGATCAACCGGAAATGAAAGAGGCTATATGATGAAGAGGACAAGATGAGGAAAGAAGCAAGAGAAACTAGTTCTTGGCTAGTGAATTCCCACTGTCGATCATACCTGATGGCGAGCATTAGAGATCTCCATGCACGCCGAAGGAAGAGAGAAGTCTCTCTCCAGAGGAAGCCAAGGTGACAGAGAGGAAAGCAGAATTGAGTTCTTCCCTCAGCCCATAAAAAAtaaggttgagagagagagagagagagagagagaggagagggaggaatGATTAGACTATGTACGAAAGAAATGCGTTCGTCTTTGATCCCGGAAaaatactactactactactattatgattattattattaaaggaGGAAGGAAAAGAATGGTGGAGTCGCGTCTTCAACCACAAACTCCTCGAGAGAAGGGTCCCACCCACCTTGGCGTGAAGCACAAAACATCACTCCTCGGTGGACCGGGCCCCACCGCCCTTCCCAAGCTTTCATGGCGTGCGAATGTGATGTATGTATGAATTGCTTCACGCGCTTCCCATTAAGATTCCAAGTGAGGCTCGGTTTCATGCCTTGGCTGTCTTTAGTCTAAAACTAGCGGACGTCACGCGATCGGCCAAATGGCGACTGGCCAACGTGGAGCTCACGGCGATGAGCCACATCAGCCGGCCGCCGGGTATTGTTTCAGGTCGGACTGAGGACGAGACGGATTGATGCAGACGTTGATCGTTGAACGGTTGACCAAATCAATCAGTCTTCGATCGGACTGAGGACGACGCAATATGGAACGAATCGAACCGTTGGATTGGAAGACGCGCCCATCGTATGGGTGCGGGCAAGCTTGGTGGACTCCTTCACTGAGACGAACGTGATTCTGCCGAACCATTTTATGGCCCCCccgcccccctctctctctctctctctaccttagCTACGGAGGAGGACGGACGGACGGAAGGAACGAAGGAATAAGGCGGACGGAGGGGAAGGTGGGTGGGACCCACGTTGTGACAGCCACACGTTATGGTCGGTGGGGCGGGACCCAACGGCAGGGAGAACCGATGCCCGACAGAAGGCCGGGATGCATGACAGCCGTCAAAAGTTGGTTCCGAGTCACGGCCAAAAAAAGACGGGAGCGACGGTCGACATGACCCCTTATATTTCTTTATTTATGTCAACCATcatctgatttgatttgatttgatttgatcaaaTCAATTCTTAAAATTAAAAAGGACATCAGCAATtgacattaaaaaaagaaaactgGATGATCTATCCGCTTCCGATCGTGGAATTGATTGAAGGAATATAAGCATCTGATTTGTCAAATATTTGAAATGAACTATAAAAAtactaatatataattaatatatcaaaCCCGTTATATTTTCACCTCAAGTGATTTTACTAGACTCATTTAAGATTTAGGACTTAAATAAAATCATACTCACatgatttttatgtttttttctttccctttttaggTAAAGCATGAGAAAAATCATTCCTTTCACATGCTAAATTAATTTCTCTTTAAACATAAGAAAACCATAAAATGAAAGATAAAACTTTCCTAACTCGCATGCAAATAGAGATATAACGTTGGCAAGTTATATCGCCACCCGTTTCACTTATCAATGTGAGAATTTGAAACCAACTTCTAAAAGTGTAAAGTATGCTTCATTACTTACCCTTTAAAAAAATCCACATAAGTTCATAAACCTTTGAATCGATATCCACGTTATCGTATAGCATTTAAAGGAGGCCGAGCAATGTAGTCACGTAATGATGTGTTTCAATTAGATCACCTCATATAACACAAGCTGGACGGTGCTGCAGCTTATTGATTCGAAGCGTTGGCCCTAATCAGGAGAAACAGACAATAGTTTTTCATCACATCAGTTCGGCATGGAGCAAATAGTAATGTAGAATGAGGTCTAATGCTGGTAAGATTGTAATCACGTTTTGTaaaaattatcaataaaaatctatGCTGAAATTGAAGCACACTGCATTAGCATGTTATCTGGGATGATATCTATGCTGAAATTAAGATTTAAGTTTTGGCATGATGTTGCATACCTGGTTCTGCAGCTCAAGTAAAATAAGATAAATTACGCCTTATTGTAACGATCAATCCATTAGGTTAGATGTAGCTGAGCAAAACAGTAATGTCTCTTGATGTGTCCATGACAACTCCGTTTGTAAGAATTTTGCAATCTTCTTAGTGATGCCACCGTCTTACGGATTCGAAATTTTGGAATCAGTGTGCTTATTGGTCTTAGGAATGTTGACCTATCTTGTATCCATCTGCTCCCATCCTTTTGCTTAATTCACTCTGTGAGCCAGCAGCTTAATGAAAGGTCATACTATTTTTGGTAAGAACATGAAAGACACAGCAACATAAAGCGGAGGCACATAATATGCTTTATTTAGAGTCAGAAATCTCAGGAAAGAACACAAGGATAAAGAGAACCAATCAATCACTAATGGGTTTTTGAGCCTAAGTTTGGCATGTCAATAGCCAAGGGCAAATTGTAAGTCACTTGCAATATTCTTACCATTATATCATACCAGCAGAACAATGGCAATGACGAGAAGGTATAATTCCCAACGAGTGAGGTCAACGACATGAACACTTCTCCACCATTGAGCTCCATAAGAAACTATTGTTCGttaactaattaattaaaagattaacAAGTCCTTTTTTATTGTTTCCAACAAAATCTTCTatgcttttcctttcttttcagaCAAATGTCAATCAACTGGCCCAATCTTTTTGGTGCATTTGGCAATTTGAGGAGTCAACCTTGAACAGCtatctttcaatttattttcattcAATACATCCCCTAATTATTCATGATAACTAACATTTCTTGTTCTACCTTCTACGGCTGTATCATTCATCTATCTCAAAATCTACTTCAAAACCTTGAACAGCtatctttcaatttattttcattcGATACATCCCCTAATTATTCATGATAACTAACATTTCTTGTTCTACCTTCTACGACTTTATCATTCATCTATCTCAAAATCAATTTAATAGTacaaattttataagttattatgcTTTTTAATAACCCAGCCCACAAAGCAAAGAAATTCTTACAACTATTTAATGGTGTTTTTAACCTAAGAGGCAGTCAGTGGTCGCACAATAGTTTCAAAATCTTTCTCCATTGTAATTATCCTGTTTCAATTTCTTGTCATGTAGTTTGCTAGGGTAGaatatgattttgaataaaataagttcTAAAAAATGATATTGGAATTAGAAAAGCTTAATATAACCATCAAGCATCTAATAAATGCCAACTCAAATTCTCTAAAGATTCTTCTATATACAAGTAGAAaatacacttgctgctcaaaccaATGCACAAGTAGCATCAGCAAGGACATGAAAGGTAAACATTTTGTTCATATGATGCAAATCAAGAGACTCAGTATACACAAAACAAGATAAGTGATTAccaggaaaaggtgcatacctgaATTTGTCTAGTGATATGCCCTATACCCTGTTTTCCATTGAACAATAGCAGTCAGAAGAAGAATAATCATAATTGCTTCTCAAAATTCTGAAAATAGAAAGTACACACACCTGAAACCGCTTCACTACCCATGACAACTCCTTCCAAGTTTTCAGGTGAAACTCTTTAAATGAAGTTGGAGCTTGAATTGTCTCAACATGCTGCACAAGCCTCAGGCTACCTTTAAACGATATCAGACCAAGCCAGGAAGCAAACATATATGTTTTGCTCAACAAACATATGAACAACATCTCAACAAATGTATGGCCGGCTACATGGATACTCTCCCACTATTAGGGGTGTGCTTACCATCATTCATACATTTGTAATTTTAGATAGATAAAAAACATAAACATTCATGCTATTTCATTTTCGGGAAGTCTGCTTATTGTCACCATATTATAATTGTTCTTAGGATATAGAAGAGATGTTTGGTAAACAGAAAATAAGAAAAGGAAGCTGatggagaagaagaaggtgaAGTGGAGGAGAGTGAGGGAAGAGCAGAGACATGAGAAGGGGAGGCAGAGacaaaaaagaagagaggaggaggtggaggagaagcAGCAGCAGATTAACACGAGGAGggaattaaaggaaaaaaaatcaaataaaaatgagGAGCCaagtgaaagaaaagaaaagaagagggaaaaaagaaggaaaaaaaaaaggtcagGTAGCAGAAAAGGGAaagataacaagaaaagaaaaacacgaaattgaagaaaattttatttatatacacgatcatatttttatatatttctaaTCGAACCAACCGCTGCAACTGATTGATCCACCAGCCAACCAATCACCCATTTACCGAGGGTTGGCTGGGTCGATGACCAGTTGAGTCCTGATAACTATGATTAAAGTGACTCAAATCCTTAAGTGGATTTGCAGAACAAGAAACTATCTTCTGAAGAAAATAACAACATAAAGCACCACTAAAAGATGGAATTAGGAGATGACAAAATATTCTATAGATTCAATCCCAATTAGGTAGAAATGTGCTTCTAACCAATGTTGTCATTTTGCAATTTTTTGGACCTAACATCAATGtgaagaatgccaagaagaacaagATCGTTAAAAACATAGATTAAAGAAACTACAGAATGGGGAAAAGTGTACTAGTGCCGAGATATGTTGCTGCACAGGATCAACTTAAAAGATGCAAATAGAGTTCTTCTAGTGCCTAGATTCTCGCCTTCTCAAAATGATATGTTCTGTATAACAATAAACTACCTAGATACTCATTCGAAATTCAATAACAATGATAATCAAAGCTACACAATTACTAATGAAGAAAGAGGTGGTACAGAAATTAAACTGCCGAAAATATTGAAAACTGTCTTAACTTGTAATGAaggcctcctgccaaagctcatgGTTGGACCATGATGGTGCAGATTCCTCCACAAGGATGCCCAGACTAGAGCAAATCCTGCATATAAACACACACACGCGCGCGCGCACATAAATCATCAGAAAATAGCATTACAGTAAACTTAATTAGTTTATCATCTTGATAGCCATTGTAAGGTTCAAATGTCTAAGGGAACTCAGTAAACCAATAGATCATGGTGTAATGAAACAGCTTCCAATTTCTGAAAAGGAAAAATATCAGGATGCACCCGAATACAACTTCAATAAAGTAGGAATAAACCTACACTTTCTACATAATTCAAGGTAAAATCATGAGAAAAAATTACAGGAAAGACCAAAAAGTACAAATCAGTTTAAATTCACGTTCTAGGACTGATGACAGACAACTGTTCACAATATATGCTACTTAAAATTCCAATGTTAGATAATTTTTTAAGTAGCCTGATTAATTATTCTAATAATCATCATGCTCCTCAGAACATAAAATCAGATTTATATACTTAAATACTAAAACTAATATGAGAGTATATGTTACCACTTAAAATGTCTAAGACACTTCCATGTAAAAGTAATTATTACTCATAACCAGTTCACGGACTGAAGTGCATCAGTAACATAAGGTGCCAAATATAGCAGGCATATAAATGAGCTACTTGATGCAAGAGTGAGAGAACCATGCATATTGCATCAAGAGCACCATGCCACATTATCCTTTATGAGAGAACCATGAGTGATAGAAATTCTAGCTCCAGCTCAGATATTTGTGGATGTTAaagcatgccttttcatgcaAGCCATGGGTTCAACCACCCAACATTTCCTTGAATTAAAGTACACAACATGGTGGGAAGACGTCACATAGGTAGGATAAGAGTAATAGCTATCAGGTGAGAAATCTGCAATTGTGATTGACAGCAATGTCCAGTAACACAGACTGATGGTTTTCAATGTTCATCTTGATACACCAAGAGTGCAAATTATCAATCAGCTAACTTCCAAGACCACACTGCCTTTTCACATCCTAGCTGCCGAATAGCTACTAACCTCATTAGATATAACTACGACCATTAAACTCCTCTGAAATCAACTAGATTTCATGATGGTGTATCTGACCTTTTTCTTTTGACATCTCTTACTTCAGAAAATCATTTGTTCCATCGGTTACCTTTCTGGGTTTTTGATGTAATGACAATCATTGTTTCAAAGCATTAAAGATTGTCTCTTAATtttcaaatttataattatagATCCAGAAACCATAAATATATCTGTCGTATTTGTGTATTTTCACTATACAAATATAACGATTATATGACAAAATAGCTGTTCAAGGGACTAGAATTTACTCGATCACTAGTTGGCGTATAACTCCTGGAAGAACGCCACCGCTTATAGGTGCTGTTTGCACTACGAATGTACATGATGATTCTGAATCTGACGGAGGCAGATCGGTGAGACCATTTACCACCTGGCAAGGAGGCAAAATGCTCTCAGAAAGCTAAAGAGCCTTGAAAGTCACCAGAAAAGTTCTCACGGTCAATAGAACAATTCCAATCGAAGTGATCAAGCATGACCAGCAGATAAGCAGTTAAGAGCAAGAGAGCTCAGCATTCACCTTTCTACAGACAACAAAAAAGTTGGTCACGCTGCCTTCCAGAATCCTATCACCGTCGTTCGTCAATAACAGCTCCGTGGCCGAAGGAGGCCTCACCTTCTCCATACCCTGCCTAACCCTAGCATCGAAGAGAATATCAAACCACTATTAATAAAGGGAGGTAAGTAAAGGGAAATCTTAAACCCTAGTGGATGGATAGCACATGAACGGATGGAGAAAACATCCACGGGCTCACCGCACCCAATCGGAGTACTTGGCCTCCGCCGGCTCCCTCCCGCGGCCAGCGACCGCTAAATGGGCTCCGACGGCGCCGAATGGCGGCGGAACGAAAAACCCAAGATGGAGGAGCACATCGAGGCAGTCAGTCTCGCGGCGGCCGCGGACCAAGGCCGTGATGGCCAGCTCGTCATCCGACCCGGCGCGGTCGCGCTCCCGAAGAGCTAAGCGGAGCCCGACCAGGAGCGATTCGTGGACCAGATTCTCGATAGAGTCGATGAGCGCGGTAGAGTCGCCGCCGGCGGCTGCGGCCGATCCGAGGGGGAGGACGAAGAGACTTGGGTGGGACCGGGCAAGGATGCGGGTCGAGTGGGCGAGGCGGCGGAGGTGACGATCCCAGAAGAGGACGAGCGAGGCGCCGCCGTGGGTGCGCGTTGTGGTGTAAGCGCCTGAGAGAGGGCGAGCGTAAGGGAAAACGTCGGCGTCAGCTGTTATCATAGGGAATAAAGGGAAGCAACGGGTGAGGGTACCAGGGCTGGACTGGAGGAACGTCGCGACAGGGGGAACGTCGCCGGTGAAGAGGACGCCGTTCACCACCAAGAAGGTGGCAACGCCACCACTCGACGCCATTTCTCTATTTTGTGAAGCGACAAATAGAATTAAAAGCAAAAGCAAAAGTGAGAGTCTTATAGAATtcgggaaaaaaaaaaatcagattactatttataatcttatttttatttatttttaataattttaaaatattatccataaataaatataaatatcatttatttcatcttctttttcttttattcctCTCTTTCGTCATCACTATCGTTATAAGAGGAGAACAATATCAATGAAATAACGAGTGATATAAAATAATATCGAATTACATCGAAGTATAGGCTAATGACAAAGAATTTAGATTAAAAGAGCATAGATTGGATGACAACGATCAACAATTGAAAGCATAAGTTGAGAGAGTCAAAATGCACGACGATCACATGAGTTatgcataaagaaaaaaaagataaaataaacaataatagGACTATAAATagtaagatatttttattaaactttttaaaaatttaaataataaaaaattatcaatagtaAAAAGAGACTCTAAATATTAagcttaaaaaaaatatcatatttttttatttttgagattAAACCTTCCTatttttgagattaaaaaaataaataatcgacCAAAATCCATTTTTCAACCAAACTAGTTGTATCAAactgattataatttttttgatcaaatTATTATCATTCTATCCATAACTATTGTAGCTGAACTTTAATTAGTTCAAGTCTTCACCAACCTTAATTATCAAGTTTTGACATTTTAAAAATGATTTGTAGAAAAAGTCTAATCGGTATTGGATggaaaatttcaaaataaatatgatatatcTTTTTTCATTTACTTTTAAGTTTTATAATTGATCATAAATTAAACTGAATTGATTTGATTGGAAAAGCATGCAATTCGATCGGGTTCTTAATGTCATTTTGAGAAGTAGGAGttctaacataaaaaaaaaaattaggacttggtttgaacaaaataaaaattaatttttttctaaaaattcacCCAAATAAGAAAGCACAAACATATATGTTGGATTAATGAAAGTAATAATAAATATGTTAGTTTCTAAGATTTATCGATTTTTTGCAATTTCTTTGGCTTTCACATAAAAAGTATTTCATCTCATGCTCCGATATCGTATATTTTTGTTGAATATACAAGTATGCTATATACTATACGATACAAGAAACGTAGTGATAATGATATTATCCAATACGATTATTGGCATGTCAATTTGGTTGAATTCAAATCatcgatcaaaatatttaaattaaaatttttaataatatatctattatatttttataagttgatttttttattttcgatATGAGATTAACCAAAATGTTACTCGAAAGACAATGGCCATAAAAAATAGGTAGGTGACGGTGTCGGTGAGGAAGACAAGACTATgatcatagagagagagagagagagagagagagagagagagagagagaggaaaagatgAGAAGGTAGGATGATTACTTGGTGGTTGGCTACACCTTTCATCATAACTCATTTCTGCGCTGTCGAGGGGGTATAcatgaatataaaatattatctgaTAGAATAAAAGAAGCTTAAAGAAATTGTGCATAGTACAATTATCGACCTAATAAATGATGTTTGAAGATTAAAAAGTGCAGTGTGATGTGCTCACTGCACTTTTTTCTGAGGCTTTGCACGATCTGTTGCCAAGCAGCTTTTGGACTCTATCTATCTTCGATTGGTTAGTCACTGTATCCGATGTGACTCACTTGGATAAATCTTTCTTATACATCTGAGTATTACCTCTAAAATTACTACGATAATGTAATCACTCTCAGGATAGTAAGTATTAGTTATATActctttaaaattatgaaattagaTCGGAGGATGATTATTCGATGTTTCGAGCCAACTCCATTTTTCAAatgttattatatttaaaaattaattttttgagttTTCGACGATGAATGAATACTCGTAAGAATTAACATAAATGATGTGTTGGATACCTTGACTCCGAGTGGGCTAAGATATAAAATAAAAGAGGTTTTGGATCTCACTTTATGCATATACTTGAACAAtaatggagaaggaag from Musa acuminata AAA Group cultivar baxijiao chromosome BXJ2-11, Cavendish_Baxijiao_AAA, whole genome shotgun sequence encodes:
- the LOC135626857 gene encoding dof zinc finger protein DOF5.3-like isoform X1; this encodes MEISNARHQAMGSRGPEEVVACPKTQQQQQQQQQDRKARPHPEHALQCPRCASTNTKFCYYNNYSLSQPRYFCKGCRRYWTQGGSLRNVPVGGGCRKTKRSSSSSSKKAAPFLVPPPLSHDPSDDLTSLQKPLPMKQFGSDHENGHNFLVGNTNTDPFSFLVNDSDPMPSAPTATKGFLDYLRNGLVDISSPSSFSNIDYDYGLGTSGSWGMPTGAGLSGATAGTTTCQGSCKPMDGGDGHVEMSLLWQDGSMDSERDYCWNGVGPSWQGLINSSLM
- the LOC135626857 gene encoding dof zinc finger protein 4-like isoform X4, which encodes MEISNARHQAMGSRGPEEVVACPKTQQQQQQQQQDRKARPHPEHALQCPRRYWTQGGSLRNVPVGGGCRKTKRSSSSSSKKAAPFLVPPPLSHDPSDDLTSLQKPLPMKQFGSDHENGHNFLVGNTNTDPFSFLVNDSDPMPSAPTATKGFLDYLRNGLVDISSPSSFSNIDYDYGLGTSGSWGMPTGAGLSGATAGTTTCQGSCKPMDGGDGHVEMSLLWQDGSMDSERDYCWNGVGPSWQGLINSSLM
- the LOC135626857 gene encoding dof zinc finger protein 4-like isoform X5 produces the protein MAMGSRGPEEVVACPKTQQQQQQQQQDRKARPHPEHALQCPRRYWTQGGSLRNVPVGGGCRKTKRSSSSSSKKAAPFLVPPPLSHDPSDDLTSLQKPLPMKQFGSDHENGHNFLVGNTNTDPFSFLVNDSDPMPSAPTATKGFLDYLRNGLVDISSPSSFSNIDYDYGLGTSGSWGMPTGAGLSGATAGTTTCQGSCKPMDGGDGHVEMSLLWQDGSMDSERDYCWNGVGPSWQGLINSSLM
- the LOC135626857 gene encoding dof zinc finger protein DOF5.3-like isoform X2 gives rise to the protein MAMGSRGPEEVVACPKTQQQQQQQQQDRKARPHPEHALQCPRCASTNTKFCYYNNYSLSQPRYFCKGCRRYWTQGGSLRNVPVGGGCRKTKRSSSSSSKKAAPFLVPPPLSHDPSDDLTSLQKPLPMKQFGSDHENGHNFLVGNTNTDPFSFLVNDSDPMPSAPTATKGFLDYLRNGLVDISSPSSFSNIDYDYGLGTSGSWGMPTGAGLSGATAGTTTCQGSCKPMDGGDGHVEMSLLWQDGSMDSERDYCWNGVGPSWQGLINSSLM
- the LOC135626857 gene encoding dof zinc finger protein DOF5.3-like isoform X3; its protein translation is MGSRGPEEVVACPKTQQQQQQQQQDRKARPHPEHALQCPRCASTNTKFCYYNNYSLSQPRYFCKGCRRYWTQGGSLRNVPVGGGCRKTKRSSSSSSKKAAPFLVPPPLSHDPSDDLTSLQKPLPMKQFGSDHENGHNFLVGNTNTDPFSFLVNDSDPMPSAPTATKGFLDYLRNGLVDISSPSSFSNIDYDYGLGTSGSWGMPTGAGLSGATAGTTTCQGSCKPMDGGDGHVEMSLLWQDGSMDSERDYCWNGVGPSWQGLINSSLM
- the LOC135626856 gene encoding uncharacterized protein LOC135626856 isoform X1 gives rise to the protein MASSGGVATFLVVNGVLFTGDVPPVATFLQSSPGAYTTTRTHGGASLVLFWDRHLRRLAHSTRILARSHPSLFVLPLGSAAAAGGDSTALIDSIENLVHESLLVGLRLALRERDRAGSDDELAITALVRGRRETDCLDVLLHLGFFVPPPFGAVGAHLAVAGRGREPAEAKYSDWVRVRQGMEKVRPPSATELLLTNDGDRILEGSVTNFFVVCRKVVNGLTDLPPSDSESSCTFVVQTAPISGGVLPGVIRQLVIEICSSLGILVEESAPSWSNHELWQEAFITSSLRLVQHVETIQAPTSFKEFHLKTWKELSWVVKRFQGIGHITRQIQSELSKRMGADGYKIGQHS
- the LOC135626856 gene encoding uncharacterized protein LOC135626856 isoform X2 translates to MASSGGVATFLVVNGVLFTGDVPPVATFLQSSPGAYTTTRTHGGASLVLFWDRHLRRLAHSTRILARSHPSLFVLPLGSAAAAGGDSTALIDSIENLVHESLLVGLRLALRERDRAGSDDELAITALVRGRRETDCLDVLLHLGFFVPPPFGAVGAHLAVAGRGREPAEAKYSDWVRQGMEKVRPPSATELLLTNDGDRILEGSVTNFFVVCRKVVNGLTDLPPSDSESSCTFVVQTAPISGGVLPGVIRQLVIEICSSLGILVEESAPSWSNHELWQEAFITSSLRLVQHVETIQAPTSFKEFHLKTWKELSWVVKRFQGIGHITRQIQSELSKRMGADGYKIGQHS
- the LOC135626856 gene encoding uncharacterized protein LOC135626856 isoform X3, producing the protein MASSGGVATFLVVNGVLFTGDVPPVATFLQSSPGAYTTTRTHGGASLVLFWDRHLRRLAHSTRILARSHPSLFVLPLGSAAAAGGDSTALIDSIENLVHESLLVGLRLALRERDRAGSDDELAITALVRGRRETDCLDVLLHLGFFVPPPFGAVGAHLAVAGRGREPAEAKYSDWVRVRQGMEKVRPPSATELLLTNDGDRILEGSVTNFFVVCRKVVNGLTDLPPSDSESSCTFVVQTAPISGGVLPGVIRQLVIEICSSLGILVEESAPSWSNHELWQEAFITSSLRLVQHVETIQAPTSFKEFHLKTWKELSWVVKRFQGIGHITRQIQLLAHRVN